One part of the Thermodesulfobacteriota bacterium genome encodes these proteins:
- a CDS encoding alpha/beta fold hydrolase, producing the protein MVSIRSFVFYTVLLIMLLTGCFGPCKVPLEVLKYESSPTRNKNLIVFLRGMGGTLNCVFDGHQCFEKEGFVEAVRIRGLGYDMVAPNAHFGYYNDRTLMTRIEEDIIQPAKANKYEKIWLVGASMGGLGSMLYLKEHTENIDGVLLLGPFLGEKFIIDEIYSAGGIDQWEPGDYDEQDDWQRMLWHWLKEYNRPGNIHPPIYLGIGKEDFYYRAQKLLASSLSSGHVIEVNGKHRFSTFKRIWDIFLDRQILK; encoded by the coding sequence ATGGTGTCTATTCGTTCATTTGTCTTTTATACTGTCCTGTTGATCATGTTGCTGACCGGCTGTTTTGGTCCCTGTAAAGTCCCGTTGGAAGTGCTCAAATATGAATCATCTCCAACCAGAAACAAAAATCTCATTGTCTTTCTGCGTGGGATGGGCGGTACCCTGAATTGTGTTTTTGACGGCCATCAATGCTTCGAGAAGGAAGGATTCGTCGAAGCCGTTCGGATAAGGGGGCTTGGCTATGATATGGTCGCACCCAATGCCCATTTTGGCTACTATAACGATCGCACTCTCATGACCCGGATAGAAGAGGATATTATTCAGCCGGCAAAGGCAAACAAATATGAAAAAATCTGGCTGGTGGGGGCATCCATGGGAGGGCTTGGATCAATGCTATACTTGAAAGAACACACGGAAAATATAGACGGCGTTCTTCTGCTTGGACCTTTTTTAGGCGAAAAATTTATTATTGATGAAATATACTCCGCCGGTGGGATAGATCAATGGGAACCGGGAGATTACGATGAACAAGACGACTGGCAGCGCATGCTCTGGCACTGGTTGAAAGAATACAACCGGCCCGGCAACATTCATCCACCGATATATCTGGGCATCGGGAAAGAGGATTTTTATTATCGGGCCCAAAAGCTGCTGGCATCCTCCCTTTCTTCCGGGCATGTAATCGAAGTAAATGGAAAGCATCGTTTTTCAACCTTTAAACGCATTTGGGATATCTTTCTTGATAGACAGATACTGAAATAA
- a CDS encoding aminotransferase class I/II-fold pyridoxal phosphate-dependent enzyme: MSLQKLNDALQLELDGLYKTGSAKGKEMVITGVKPADDNKGPRYYVEGEGDKEFLKMNANSYLGMSLRKDVIEEEEKAAKKFGVGPGAVRFISGTYKAHTVLEERLAKFHQREAGMIFSSAYVTSLGVLFPLITKDTVLISDELNHNCIIIAIRLSRPAVKGIYRHNDMSDFEKKISQNIGKGKRVIAITDGIFSMRGDHAPLDKFVRICQKYNDKFEEGIISIIDDSHGVGAFGKTGRGTEEYCGTTVDIVIGTLGKSFGVNGGYVVASKQIIEYLREKAPMYIYSNPITVSEASAALKALEILDSTEGLKILEHLRNMTKRFENGLKEAGYETIEGEHPVVPIMVRDTKKTSRLVECLIENGILATGLNYPVVPKGDEEIRIQISASHTKYDIDYAIGVLKKFKAKQ, translated from the coding sequence ATGTCTTTGCAAAAACTAAATGATGCCTTACAACTGGAATTGGACGGCCTGTATAAAACCGGAAGTGCAAAAGGCAAGGAAATGGTGATCACCGGAGTAAAACCTGCCGACGATAATAAAGGTCCAAGATATTATGTGGAAGGCGAGGGAGACAAAGAGTTTCTGAAAATGAACGCTAACTCTTATCTGGGGATGTCGCTGCGAAAAGATGTAATCGAAGAGGAGGAAAAAGCAGCCAAGAAATTCGGTGTCGGCCCCGGTGCCGTTCGTTTCATAAGCGGCACGTATAAAGCGCATACCGTGTTGGAAGAGAGGCTGGCAAAATTCCACCAACGGGAAGCGGGTATGATATTTTCCTCGGCTTATGTGACCAGTTTGGGTGTGCTGTTTCCGCTTATAACCAAGGATACCGTGTTAATAAGCGATGAGCTGAATCATAACTGTATCATTATTGCGATTCGGCTTTCCAGGCCGGCGGTCAAAGGCATATACCGGCACAATGATATGAGTGACTTTGAAAAAAAAATTTCCCAAAATATCGGGAAAGGCAAACGGGTCATTGCGATTACAGATGGCATTTTCAGCATGAGGGGCGATCATGCTCCTTTGGATAAATTTGTACGGATTTGCCAAAAGTACAACGATAAATTTGAAGAGGGGATTATTTCCATTATAGACGATTCTCACGGTGTCGGCGCTTTTGGAAAGACCGGAAGAGGAACGGAAGAATACTGCGGCACCACGGTAGATATCGTTATCGGTACGCTGGGTAAGAGTTTTGGCGTGAACGGTGGATACGTGGTGGCCTCAAAGCAAATTATTGAGTATCTTCGGGAAAAGGCGCCCATGTATATTTACTCAAACCCGATTACAGTTTCAGAAGCCTCGGCCGCTCTTAAGGCGCTAGAAATTCTCGACAGTACGGAGGGGCTTAAAATTTTGGAGCATCTTCGCAATATGACCAAGAGGTTTGAAAACGGCCTGAAAGAAGCGGGCTATGAAACCATTGAAGGAGAACATCCGGTGGTCCCCATCATGGTCCGGGATACAAAAAAGACATCCCGACTGGTAGAATGTTTGATTGAAAACGGAATACTGGCCACCGGGTTGAATTACCCGGTCGTTCCCAAAGGTGATGAAGAAATCAGAATCCAGATTTCAGCCAGTCATACCAAATATGATATCGACTATGCCATTGGGGTATTGAAGAAGTTCAAAGCGAAACAATAG